ACACCAGCAGGAGCAgcagggaaccatattaggacttttgcaatgtttccaacgacaaaaacgttgaagtaccatatgtttgtaatgaatttggtatgcttgctaaagtcaccgtctttctaaaaagtagttaaaatactctctcgttcaaatcaaaccaaagacattcatatatgaccttaggatcattacttgtaagatgtgatgactttgtacatacatcggggttaatcataatcaaaatactgaagtcttgaaTCAAATAATTCAATCCTGACTCCTATTCCATGTCTAGTAGTAGgaattgagtggggccacccactcgacgatttcaccaacatcaacttacatacgacgttcatataccgcTCGATCGTAGGGAGACGtgtcagggatcatgatatcaagtatcattactggctattgaaacacacccactaccagtgctagacactatggtatgaatcatctacagtaataataacatcaaacaaaacggATCTTCaagtgttagatcttcgaatcttcaagtgattcttcaagtgttcttgagttgaacacttctctttttcaacactcatctactgaaactactcaaggtgagttcataccccttcattttcatgttttctcaagtttttaggtaggggggggggaatacaagttaaaacaccaagaacatagctaaaattttctaacaactttcatcagaaaagttggactccattcacggactgttttggacaacttaaacatttttgtttgaaaaaatgttttaggtgtaagtagttccagttcttagcctTAAAATGAccacttgcacatctccatacgatttttctacaatttatggtgatttttacaaaactgcctatcatttcaaacaccaatccagaCTAGTCTGTGATTATGTActatttcacccaagttggaggtcattaaaaatcatgataaaaattatgagtaaactagacacattttgggaactcttagaatttacggatttagttttcaacttcgtatgatttttctatgacttttctaaaacagcacaagaaggttaaatttagttaacagcatataaatttcataacactttgtattatgttgagcaaagtgtataacaataagttctaaatattgaatgtgtttccttgttagtttatcatcataaactgaaacttagtcattcatgataagactattcattcatttagaacacgtatattaagctataataagcatagttatggattcataacacaaatgcgttttcataaaagagttcttatacattacaaacgttttgggataaactataataggtatggtttatgtttccattaacacaataaacacatttcggaaggttttattcccacggaaaaaggttttacactcatgcacaccacacgtaaacttgttaacctaaattgtgagacaatctcttccgtacgtccgagtgcggaatctaaattcctggtagttataatcagagtctcctggagggagaatgtgatagttgtgtatagatctatattgggtttgacaaacccacaccagagctgcttgcaacagctagaccgacaggtctgaggtgacaagtgtcatttcagtttcgcgacgcctgagaaacgtcgtggcaggtttattcagtcattagtatgattatagcggctcacatagggatttaacaacataaagtttacagggattttcataaatcacaaggggttttatgtcgatttaaaatcactttttatatcaataattatagatattatggtatattttcagtcttggtatttaagactacacatcatttatTTCGGGATtcttctcaaatcagaaagggttttacgccagtttaaaaccacatttatatccttaagtatgacaaatacttgttcattttcggacctggcatttaggaccacataacttttataaggaaaatattggatttttcttggtaacatacatctctttacaaagatcgattttcaaactcttactgtcaaaagcttatgaactcaccaatctttgtgttgacacttttcaaaactacttgtattctcaggaattcagtgaaaacaggaaatcaacaacgttttgaggatgggacgataaatcgtcaaacagttcattttgtatcataatgtaattgattcgaatcatgtaaacatatactttggtgtaactttttcaattatatttatgatgattGTATTTACTttaagcactattatactcgttgttgtgatactctacatgaagtcctccacccccggccgtttccgccatccttggtttgggggtgtgacattgtgAAGGGAGCAATACATGTGGTAATAGGAGATGGAAGCGAGACCCCAAATGAAAGTGGTGGGAAGCGAGGAGAAACACGTATATGTTGTGTTAGATTCTTTTAAAATTTCACATCTCTATCTCGTGACAACCACTTGCCAAACTAAAGAACATTCTATTAAGGGATAATGACAtgtaagggtaacgaactttcgactttgttcacatttagtcactaaatttatttttcgttatttatttgccattgaactattaaaACTGtacacattttacccttatgaccggttgttgccggtcataagggtaaaatgtgtacagtttcaatagttcagtggcaaatagataatgaaaaaaagtttagtgaccaaATATGAATAAAGTCGAAAGTTCGTTGACCtctaaaaaagttcaatgactaaatgtgaacaaacttcctcttgtattatgttttagcaaattatttatttttgttaaattctagcaacatttgttgatgaagaaatgtaCGAAAAAACGAAACCGAAAAAAAAACAATGGTCTtgtattttccaaaataaaaaatcaaaatttccaatctggTTTTGGTTTTACAAAACAACTAATCATTCTCATTcatgtgaattatgaccattgggTTTGACATGTggaattaaagaacacacaaagaacacggtgatttgggtgtttaatagATGCATTTGATTATGAAAGGTATTTacaaaaaaggatctagatctaaatatatataattaacacacactaacactctcaatgttacatctctcaagcacacctctacatgtggtatgaacccacctaaTATAGAGGtctttacatctctctctctctctctctctctctctctctctatatatatatatatatatatatatatcatgtcacaaggctactttaccacatgcaagtgagtctacaaaagtcaaaccatttacaaagttatacatggataactttgtacccaacattCTTCCCCTCAAAGTTAGAAATGGATGACCCGCTCcaaatcttccaaactcgagcaACTTCACGAATCGAGCCTAAAACATGACACATGTAGAGATGAACATCAAATCTTTAATTCTTCCATGACTTATCAATCTGGGTTATagaatgtgagaccatacaaaccgagcATCAAAAGGTAATAAGGAGTTTCTCATTCTGCAAAAAATTACCCAAAATTTGAGCATTTATGTACACTCTAAAAATCTTCAATAAGTCCAAACCCATCATGAACAAAAATCACTTCCGAATCTCCAATCGAATCATTTCATAAAATCAAATACTCTGaggtcacttcggtcttcaagttagcataatatgaaaaattcaactttCGAATTTCCATATCTAAATCTCTcctcctttttataatcgaaaaatgattataaacttttttcatcaacaaatgttgatagaatttaacaaaaataaataatttactaAAACATAATAgaagaggaagtttgttcacatttagtcattgaacttttttagaGGGAagcgaactttcgattttgttcatatttagtcactaaactttttttcattatctatttgttactgaactattgaaattgtacacattttacccttatcaccggctgttgccggtcataagggtaaaatgtgtacaatttcaatagttcagtgacaaatagataacgaaaaaaagtttagtgactagatatgaacaaagtcgaaagttcgttacccttacaAGTCATTATCACTTCTAATAATGATGTTACTTTCACTACAAAATAGTATTAATTATTTCATCTTATATCTGAGAAACCTATATTCTACAAAGTATTCTTGTAATCCTTCATTGTTCGTCTCACCATGCCAGCTCATAAACGAAAACGAGCATCAAATAAAATTTACATGATCGGCAAGGATTGTGTATAAAACAAGACATTTTTGCCACTTTCTAGCATGGTACGTAAATCTGTAACTTAGTCTCGCTTCTAGACAACGTCGACAATGGGCCAGCTGATGCATGTTCTTATTACTTTCTTCTATAGCAACATGTTCTATCTTACTTTTACACCCTTCGCTAGCTCCCTTTATTTCAAAATCTCAAGTTTTACTTCAAACAATAACCAAATCCTATATAGAGGAAGTGCTGCGCCTTCTTCTGGAGCCGTACAATTGAACCCTGTGAATTACGTGTGCCAAGTAGGCCAAGCCATCTATGCCGATAGAGTACAAATGTGGGATTCCAGCTCAGGGAAAGTCGCAGATTTCACTACGCGTTTCTCGTTCACCATTGACACCGACGATCAAGCCAACTATGGAGACGGGTTTGCATTTTTTCTTGGCCCCGCGGATTTCCAAATCCCACCCAACTCTGCTGGTTCCTTTCTTGGTCTCTATAACTTATCTAATTATAGAGAGTCGTCCCAAAATCACATGATCCATGTCGAGTTCGACAGTTTTGTTGACACTGATTGGGATCCTTCATATGAACATGTTGGGATAAACAAGAATTCCATCTTTTCAGCTAACACCACAGCTTGGAGTGCTGGTAATCACAGTGTTGATGTTGCTGACGTTACAATCTCTTATAGTTCTCAAACAATGCTGTTGATAGTGTCTTGGACCTACAATAATCCTACTCCAGAAACTTCGAGCGTTTCATATCATGTTGACATTAAGGAGGTTCTCACTGAATGGGTGACCATAGGCTTTTCCGCTGGCACTGGCAACCTTAAAGAGAAAAATACACTTTTATCATGGGAGTTCGATTCAAGCTTAAATGGTATATGGCGAAGCCCGGAAGAGAGACCAGGTGTATCGACAGCTGGTTACTTAGTTCCTGGTGCCATAGGTGTGATCATAGGTATGGTCATAGCCACAATAATCATCGGCATTCTGTTATTCATTTTTTTCAAGAAGGGTTGTTGGATCAAAGGTAAAGGAAGAAGAACGAAGAAATCGACACAAGAGAAAAATAAGTTGATCAAAAAATCCAGTAGTGCTGATATTGAAAGTGAAGGAAGGTCTGCACCATTGAAATATTCTTACTCTGATCTGCTTTTGGCAACAAACGGCTTCTCCCATAAGAATAAGTTGGGCGCAGGAGGTTCTGGTGATGTTTACAAGGGACGTCTTCCAATTCCATTTCTCCAGGAGGTTGCGGTAAAGAAGATCTCAGATGATTCTACACAAGGAgaaaatgagtgtgcggctgaGGTGGCAACCATTGGAAAACTGAAACACCCAAATTTGGTGGAACTTGTAGGTTTGTGTGAAGAGCAGGGTAAGTTCTTGCTTATATACGAAATTATGCCAAATGGTAGTCTTGATTCTTACCTCTTTGGCAATAAAGGCCCTCTTGGTTGGTCCAATCGATACAAAATAGTTCAGGGTTTGGCATCTGCATTACATCACCTGCATGAGGAGCAAGGTGAAACATATGTTATTCACAGAGATATCAAACCAAGCAATGTGATGCTAGACTTAGAGTTCAATCCGAAGCTTGGAGATTTTGGTTTAGCTCGACTAAAGGACAGCAATGAACAAGGTTCAAAAACTACTAAAGTGGCAGGAACCTTGGGATACTTCGCACCCGAGTATGTTACTTCACGTAAAGCTAGCAAGGCAACAGATATGTATAGCTTCGGTGTCACTGTATTGGAAATTGGGAGTGGGAGAAGTGTGGCGAACCAAATCTCGGACATGGACTTGATAGAATGGGTTACGCATTTATACCGAGAGAAGCAACTTCTTTTAACAGTTGATGAAAGGCTATCGCATGACGTTAATGAGAAACAATACAATTGTTTGATGACTGTAGGGTTGTCATGTACACACCCTGATCCAAGTAAGAGATTAATCATAGAAGAAGTAATTCATGCATTAAAACATGTCATTCCGCCTAAAGTCCCCGTAAATATGCCTACTCCCCGATATGACCCACCAACTAATGATCCATCTAGTTCAGAAACCAAGTCATAAAGATTATGCATTCATGATTTACAGATACAGCCCGAATTTTACGTTTGTAAAATTTTTCCCTAATCGCTTTAACGCCTGCTCCCATCTCCAAAGGCAAGTCTCGGCCTCATATCATATAATCTAGTCTTGAGTGGTTCTTAATTGGTTCCTATTTCTAATACTTTGCATGTTATAATGTTTATTAATTTTCATTAACATTTTTTGTAGAATGTTTAAGGTATATTTCTTTAGCAAGTTACGTTGTGAATTGTAAGTTTCCATATTCAAAAACAATTCTATTTACAATGTATATGATAAACTAGACGTATGTGTAGACATTGTGTAGGATGCGGTAatttaattaatatatgtaaatttatgttttattaaattaaataattacaTTGTCATTATAAACTACGaaataataatttataataagagaaaattataaatacagccaaaacaattaattactttgtagaaaattaaaaaaaaaaatcaattacaaAAATAGTCTGCAAAACGCAAATGGATTAAGCGCATGCTACAAAAAATCTGGTCAAACCTCCGTATCACCGCTAATAGCGTCGCCAATAACGCTCTACGATCCGAATCCAAGGTTACCCCTTCTGGTAAATCTCAACCGTCAGATCAACGTTCTAATCCAATGGCTAGGGGCTCTTCTCGCACAACTTCAATACCGGCGAAATTTTGTCGCCGCAAAAGGTAAAATTGTCACCGCAAAAGGTCGTGACAAAGAGATGCGTGATAAATTCCCTCCTTTGATGTCGATGCTAATAGCAAATGGTCGCCGCTAATACCAAATCATCGTCGCTATTGAATGTCGCCGCTAAACATCAATGGAATAAGACCCATCATCAGTACGCCTTTCTTTCTTCCTGCTTGTTCCTTCTGATTCACATGTTCTTTCTCGAGCTTCAACCAACGATCGTTCCTTAGTATAAACTTATCCCTTCCTTTGCCTTCAACCACTGGCCAGCAACCATAAACGATGTTTGCCACCTAATTCTGACGACGGGTCGGCTACTACCGACGATTTGAAAGCTTCACCGGCGACGGTGAGCATCTCTTTCACCATATCTCTATTTCTTTCtgaaaaatgatatttttcagcTTTTGGTGTTTTTTACTATGTCACCGACGATTGAAGCTTGATTTTCCGGTCACCATTTTTGATTTTCGGCAACCATAGGTACCTTTCTCCTTTAATTTTGAGATTATTTACAAAAAAATTGTATTTGTGCCTATTATGTGAAATTACTCATATTtgtgtatatgtgtatttgtatgaaatgtatatttgatgtttttgtaacatccccaaTCTTCGAGTCCAAAATTTTCAGTTTTAATATAAAGATTTAGAAAACATTTGTCATAAATCATCACTgtgtcatatcatttcataaaaccgtAATCACTTGTCTGAAAATCATATAATAACAatagtaacaatgtcagagtacaatcctaagAAATCTCATAAGGCTGAATCccatgtgtgtatgatgtgcagctaccgcgtcggctccctccccttcgctgaagaggcacctgaaacaaaactgaaaattgtaagcacgaagcttcgtgagtccccccatcttaccacataccatacaatcatataacatacatactgtcggacaattatggggtgcccgaGCTACCCGGTAAGACCATTATGGGGCGACGACCTACCCGgtatggccattctggggtgtcgacctgcctgtgtcaagccattatggggtgctgacctacccatgccGAAGCATTCTGGAGCGCTGAACTACCTTTCGGTcctacaaccgaacctcgggtactattccacccctactacttctatcacatatatcataacataaacatattgtcagacatatatggggtgtttgaactacccttcggtcctatcaaccgaacatggggactattcccctcttactaccactatcacatataacatataatgcaacatataagcatatcataacataatgtCAGACATAtgtggggtgtccgacctacccttcggtcctaacaaccaaactctactaatatcacatataacatatcatgctagcaaacctagatgaataccacaaagacaatcatctaacatacgactcttACAGGTGGGTCAGTATTGTGGCCGTAGACGCACCGCtaccggaaggtaactcaccttgtaaggctgactgctgaaaagttgatcgACAGATGTCTGATTACTGCTCCAgtgatcctccggctataaatccataaaacacttaatcaagtaccgataactactcttagggtaaaatgactattttacccctgaccaagtcaaagtcaaagtcaacttccagttgacccgactcgccgagttgggctgccaactcgtcgagtccctatcctttcatctGTCCTTCTTCatgcctctactcgtcgagtttggcaacgactcgacgagttctccttctaaaacaaccccgaatgaaccttcatccgactcgccgagttatatgaacaagtCGTCGAGTTCATCTGCATCCTATGAACAAGTCctgcccttgactcaccgagtcgtatgaacaactcatcgatttCATCTTCGAAAGTTGGGagattaccttggactcgccgagtttgttgaTACACTTGTCGAGTCCTACGATTACCATGTCTATGGctaagtccaatgcgttgggtcactcccttGGACCCCTCTAAGACCACTCTAACACTCACTGGGTTCCTTCGAACCATAACAAAAAAGGGTAGTCaagacatggactcgccgagtcccaagtaCGACTTGCCGAGTCGGGAATGACCAACActcatttctcgatttctgatgtacaacacttgaccaaaagatagatctaagattctaagatcgatctagcatgtaacgttacaaactttacgtgcatgcatggtacTATGAGCTCAAATGGCCCTAAATGGGACTcttaagatgcatggggctctctaAGGCTCCAAAATCAGTTTAAGACCTTGCATCTGAAGTCTTAGCCCCTAACCATGCTTGCACTCATGATTGGTCACCAAGAATGGCTCCTAAAAgacctaaatcaccccaaaaggGGATCTAAAACATGAAAGAGCAAGGTattagctttatacctctaaagaaCTATAGAGGGTGCACAAACTCGAACTCCTCTGGCCTCCTCTTGATTCCTCAAGCCTTTCTCTTCCTTCTTATgttccaaaatcaccaaaaaccacCAAAAAGGCCTTAGATCGTTACAAAAACGATTAGGGTTTAATATGAAGGGTTCTTAGAGAAATAGGGACGAAGGGAGgctgaatgagatgcttaaatagggtgtaatCCCTTAGAATAAGGTTTTGTCCAaacagcgcctactcgtcgagtcggtttgccgactcatcgagtaggccaCTAAACTCCTGCGTCCAAAGTCgattctactcgacaagttgggacttcaactcgccgagtcccatgccAAAATGTTATAATTACTTGAATGAAAATACGTACCAGggaccgggtgctacaaatctctcCGACtaattttagacttcgtccttgaagtttgctgctcgatcctgaaaaagctttgggtaatgctccatcatctcgttctccggctcccacgtccattgtgagccctttcggtgctgccattgcacctccACAGGTACCACTGCCGAGTCATCTAccaagcacttccgcaactgggagacatAGAACGTACTGTGAATCTGACTAAGTTCAGCTGGTAGATCCAACCGATATGCCACCTGCTATAACCCTGAAAGGtgcaatatacctggggcccagctttccccacttcctgaatcagatgacgcccttccatggagaaaccttcaggaggaccatatcctcgacctggaactccaggtccgagcgacgcttgtcggcataacttttctgccgactctgagtagcctgaagcctgctcctgacctgctgaatcctctctgtcgtcttgagcaccacttcaatCCTCCCCATGACCCTTTGGCCCACCTCACCCCAaaatatcggggtcctgcacttcctcccgtataacatctcaatgggaggacgatcgatacttgcatggtagctgttgttgtaggagaactcaactaatggaagataggtatcccaactaccaccgaagtccaggacgcatgcccgcaacatatcctctagtgtttggatggtccgctcgctctgcccatccgttTGCGGGTGAAATGCGGTGCTAAagtgtagacgagtacccaattcgtcatggaatttcttccaaaatctggaagtaaaccgcacatctCTGTCAGAAATCACGAACACTGGCACTCCATGCTGAGCCACCACCTCTCAAATGTAGAtttcggccagcttctcggccaaTATACTCTCTTGGATCGGTGTGAAaagggcactcttggtcaatcgatcgacgatgacccatatggaatgtaCTCCCTGCGcagtcctgggaagtttggtgatgaaatccatggtaatatcttctcatttccacataggaatatctaacggctgcatcttgtcgtgtggcctctagtgcttggccttgaccttcctgtaggtcaagcactgctccacataccatgctacatccagtttcatgcagggccaccaatagtcaagacgaagatctctatacatcttcgtctcccCGGGATGAATGTAGAATcgggacttgtgtgcctcctccattagAACCTGGCGTACACCCCCATGGTATGGAACCCACACCCTggggtgtagtgtcaataaccctcgactatcatagtcgaaggaggaaacctgacccactatacgctcgctcttccgatgttcctccttcatagcctcctgctgggcctctcgGATCTGCTACAACAGtggagtcactactgtcatccgcatgcaaaAGTCTCTGATTGGCACTGCCTTATGGCTACGtgcatcggccactacattggccttccccggatggtaaaggacctcgcaatcataatccttcaccacatctaatcATCGACGATGCCTCGTGTTcggattcggctgatccatgagctatctcagactcttatggtccgtgtagatggtacatcgaaccacATAGAGATAttgttgccaaatcttgagggcgaagacaaccgcccccaactccaaatcgtgtgtTGGGTAGTTCTCCTCGTGGGGATTCAACTGCCTTGAGGTGTAGGCGATgactttgttggattagtgtctaaggctgtaactatatttggtgagTACTTGAcatggttgtgcatggtccttttgggttggcttcaccatagcaacttgacaaggtgatttatatagagataagagatattattatttattattaatgtattataagaataatatgttacaggaataa
The genomic region above belongs to Lactuca sativa cultivar Salinas chromosome 4, Lsat_Salinas_v11, whole genome shotgun sequence and contains:
- the LOC111910703 gene encoding L-type lectin-domain containing receptor kinase IX.1; this encodes MGQLMHVLITFFYSNMFYLTFTPFASSLYFKISSFTSNNNQILYRGSAAPSSGAVQLNPVNYVCQVGQAIYADRVQMWDSSSGKVADFTTRFSFTIDTDDQANYGDGFAFFLGPADFQIPPNSAGSFLGLYNLSNYRESSQNHMIHVEFDSFVDTDWDPSYEHVGINKNSIFSANTTAWSAGNHSVDVADVTISYSSQTMLLIVSWTYNNPTPETSSVSYHVDIKEVLTEWVTIGFSAGTGNLKEKNTLLSWEFDSSLNGIWRSPEERPGVSTAGYLVPGAIGVIIGMVIATIIIGILLFIFFKKGCWIKGKGRRTKKSTQEKNKLIKKSSSADIESEGRSAPLKYSYSDLLLATNGFSHKNKLGAGGSGDVYKGRLPIPFLQEVAVKKISDDSTQGENECAAEVATIGKLKHPNLVELVGLCEEQGKFLLIYEIMPNGSLDSYLFGNKGPLGWSNRYKIVQGLASALHHLHEEQGETYVIHRDIKPSNVMLDLEFNPKLGDFGLARLKDSNEQGSKTTKVAGTLGYFAPEYVTSRKASKATDMYSFGVTVLEIGSGRSVANQISDMDLIEWVTHLYREKQLLLTVDERLSHDVNEKQYNCLMTVGLSCTHPDPKCLRYISLASYVVNCKFPYSKTILFTILQNANGLSACYKKSGQTSVSPLIASPITLYDPNPRLPLLVNLNRQINVLIQWLGALLAQLQYRRNFVAAKGKIVTAKGRDKEMRDKFPPLMSMLIANGRR